A part of Streptomyces sp. NBC_00557 genomic DNA contains:
- a CDS encoding D-alanyl-D-alanine carboxypeptidase family protein: protein MRECSRLSRRAVLGLTAAALPVSMTTPAAAESTVIGGGQLARTGVQVRGASGLPEKLTARSWLIADCASGEVLASFNAHRRLAPASTLKMLFADTVLTKFDRTERYTVKDSDLADVPLGSSLVGIKPGITYTVEQLWQGVFLRSGNDAVHVLAHMNGGIAKTVAEMQAKARDLQALDTHVVTPDGFDHPGQISSAYDLTLFARHGLKDAAFRGYCGMRTADFPAGGKKTFQIQNTDRLLTGAWGLKPYDGLIGVKNGYTSHAGNTFTGAATRGGRTLLVTVMHPADGSNAVYEQTAALLDWGFGPGRSAQPVGVLVEPLSEGGGKANPSPAAGKGAPAAAGAAGAGSRGPSTGRLVEGAAGTALLLAAAGTWAVRRRRRAAAATGTAEAPEAPEAAEGDAEPGGRHRR, encoded by the coding sequence GTGCGCGAATGCTCCCGGCTCAGCCGGCGTGCCGTCCTCGGACTGACGGCCGCCGCCCTTCCCGTGTCCATGACCACCCCGGCCGCCGCCGAGTCCACCGTCATCGGCGGCGGGCAACTGGCCCGCACCGGTGTCCAGGTGCGCGGTGCCTCCGGACTGCCCGAGAAGCTCACCGCCCGCTCCTGGCTGATCGCCGACTGTGCGAGCGGCGAGGTGCTCGCCTCGTTCAACGCGCACCGGCGCCTGGCGCCCGCGTCCACGCTGAAGATGCTGTTCGCGGACACCGTGCTGACGAAGTTCGACCGCACCGAGCGGTACACCGTCAAGGACTCCGACCTCGCGGACGTCCCGCTCGGCTCCAGCCTGGTCGGCATCAAGCCCGGCATCACCTACACGGTCGAGCAGCTGTGGCAGGGCGTGTTCCTGCGCTCCGGCAACGACGCCGTGCACGTCCTCGCCCACATGAACGGCGGCATCGCCAAGACGGTCGCGGAGATGCAGGCCAAGGCCAGGGACCTCCAGGCCCTGGACACCCATGTGGTCACCCCCGACGGCTTCGACCACCCGGGCCAGATCTCCTCGGCGTACGACCTCACGCTGTTCGCCCGCCACGGACTGAAGGACGCCGCCTTCCGCGGCTACTGCGGCATGCGGACCGCGGACTTCCCGGCGGGCGGCAAGAAGACCTTCCAGATCCAGAACACCGACCGCCTGCTGACCGGGGCGTGGGGCCTGAAGCCGTACGACGGACTGATCGGCGTCAAGAACGGCTACACCAGCCATGCCGGCAACACCTTCACCGGCGCCGCCACCCGCGGCGGGCGGACCCTGCTGGTCACCGTGATGCACCCGGCCGACGGCAGCAACGCCGTCTACGAGCAGACCGCCGCGCTGCTCGACTGGGGCTTCGGACCCGGGCGTTCGGCCCAGCCGGTGGGCGTACTGGTGGAACCGCTCAGCGAGGGCGGGGGGAAGGCGAATCCGTCACCCGCGGCCGGCAAGGGGGCCCCGGCGGCGGCCGGAGCGGCGGGCGCGGGCTCCCGCGGCCCGTCCACCGGGCGGCTGGTGGAGGGCGCGGCCGGTACCGCGCTGCTGCTGGCGGCGGCGGGCACGT
- a CDS encoding aldo/keto reductase, whose translation METTRTLGRSGIGVSALGFGCWAIGGEWQGADGQPLGWGKVDDEESVRAIHRALDLGVTFFDTADCYGAGHSESILGRALGARRDDVVLATKWGNLFDPETRTAYGQDDTPEYVRRALTASLRRLGTDHVDLYQFHLSDADPGRAAEVRDICEELVAEGLIRGYAWSTDDPDRAAVFAEGPHCAAVQHTLNVLQDAPELLELCERADLGSVNRGPLAMGLLAGRRQGPLEAGDIRSRPPAWLQGFGDGSGADPRWTARVDALRDVLTSGGRTLAQGALAWIWARSPRTVPIPGFRSVAQAEQNAGALEKGPLTAGQMAEIDRILGR comes from the coding sequence ATGGAGACCACAAGGACCTTGGGACGCAGTGGCATCGGCGTGAGCGCGCTCGGCTTCGGGTGCTGGGCGATCGGCGGGGAGTGGCAGGGCGCCGACGGGCAGCCGCTCGGGTGGGGGAAGGTGGACGACGAGGAATCCGTACGGGCGATCCACCGCGCCCTCGACCTCGGCGTGACCTTCTTCGACACCGCCGACTGCTACGGCGCCGGGCACAGCGAGAGCATCCTCGGCCGCGCCCTCGGCGCACGCCGTGACGACGTCGTGCTCGCCACCAAGTGGGGCAACCTCTTCGACCCGGAGACCCGCACCGCCTACGGGCAGGACGACACCCCGGAATACGTCCGCCGCGCCCTCACCGCCTCCCTGCGCCGCCTCGGCACCGACCACGTGGACCTGTACCAGTTCCACCTGTCCGATGCCGATCCGGGGCGCGCCGCCGAAGTCCGGGACATCTGCGAGGAGTTGGTCGCGGAGGGGCTCATCCGCGGCTACGCCTGGAGCACCGACGACCCCGACCGCGCCGCCGTGTTCGCCGAGGGCCCGCACTGCGCGGCCGTACAGCACACCCTGAACGTCCTGCAGGACGCGCCGGAACTCCTGGAGCTGTGCGAGCGGGCCGATCTCGGCAGCGTCAACCGCGGTCCCCTCGCCATGGGGCTGCTGGCCGGCCGGCGGCAGGGTCCGCTGGAGGCGGGGGACATCCGCAGCAGGCCGCCGGCCTGGCTGCAGGGGTTCGGGGACGGTTCCGGGGCCGATCCGCGCTGGACGGCCCGCGTCGACGCCCTGCGCGACGTCCTCACCAGCGGCGGCCGCACCCTCGCCCAGGGCGCCCTGGCCTGGATCTGGGCCCGCAGCCCGCGCACGGTGCCGATCCCCGGGTTCCGCTCGGTGGCGCAGGCCGAGCAGAACGCGGGCGCGTTGGAGAAGGGACCGCTCACCGCCGGGCAGATGGCCGAGATCGACCGCATCCTCGGCAGGTGA
- a CDS encoding DoxX family membrane protein, with amino-acid sequence MTCLDRRDLGLLLLRLGTGGVLAAHGAQKLFGWFGGHGLEGTGQFMESVGYAPGKASATAAGLAEAGGGTLLALGLATPAAGAAAAGAMAGAATVHMPNGFFAQEGGYEYAASLGLAAAGLAVTGPGRLSLDHALGHVFDRGWMVPAALGLTAAATAVVIGARNQRLRAKREGEQEALFEE; translated from the coding sequence GTGACCTGTCTCGACCGCCGCGATCTGGGCCTGCTGCTGCTCCGGCTGGGGACCGGCGGGGTGCTGGCCGCGCACGGCGCACAGAAGCTGTTCGGCTGGTTCGGCGGGCACGGCCTGGAGGGCACGGGCCAGTTCATGGAGTCCGTCGGCTACGCGCCCGGGAAGGCGAGCGCGACGGCGGCGGGCCTCGCGGAAGCCGGCGGCGGCACCCTCCTCGCCCTGGGCCTCGCGACCCCGGCGGCGGGCGCGGCGGCCGCCGGCGCGATGGCCGGGGCGGCGACGGTCCACATGCCCAACGGCTTCTTCGCCCAGGAGGGCGGTTACGAGTACGCGGCGAGCCTGGGCCTCGCGGCGGCCGGCCTCGCCGTCACAGGCCCCGGCCGCCTCTCCCTCGACCACGCCCTCGGTCACGTCTTCGACCGCGGCTGGATGGTCCCGGCGGCCCTCGGGCTCACCGCGGCGGCCACGGCGGTGGTGATCGGCGCCCGGAACCAGCGGCTGCGGGCGAAGCGGGAGGGCGAGCAGGAGGCGCTGTTCGAGGAGTAG
- a CDS encoding MazG-like family protein, with translation MTAQDTTGTGPALTPVLWPAIDDLFSRLEATRRHAGREGLLLRVLKLSEEVGEVAEAIIGATGQNPRKGVTHTWEDVQAELCDVVITALIALRTLTPEAREVFEGHLKRVRERPLDPEE, from the coding sequence ATGACCGCTCAGGACACCACCGGCACCGGCCCCGCCCTCACTCCCGTCCTCTGGCCGGCGATCGACGACCTCTTCTCCCGCCTGGAGGCCACCCGCAGACACGCCGGCCGGGAAGGCCTCCTGCTGCGCGTCCTGAAACTCTCGGAGGAGGTCGGCGAGGTGGCCGAGGCGATCATCGGCGCCACCGGTCAGAACCCCCGCAAGGGCGTCACGCACACGTGGGAGGACGTCCAAGCCGAACTGTGCGACGTGGTGATCACGGCCCTGATCGCCCTGCGCACGCTGACGCCCGAGGCACGGGAGGTGTTCGAGGGCCACCTCAAGCGGGTGCGCGAGCGGCCGTTGGACCCCGAGGAGTGA
- a CDS encoding nuclear transport factor 2 family protein codes for MTIQPAKLSDPAVRAFVTAVNSHDREGFMALLAPGATMSDDGSDRDLAEWIDQEIFSSHGHMEVDNESAGGRVLLARYSNDTWGEMRTKWSFTVDDDGRISRFETGQA; via the coding sequence ATGACGATTCAGCCAGCCAAGCTCAGCGATCCGGCCGTCCGGGCCTTCGTCACCGCCGTCAACTCCCATGACCGGGAGGGCTTCATGGCACTGCTCGCGCCCGGCGCGACCATGTCCGACGACGGCTCCGACCGCGACCTCGCCGAGTGGATCGACCAGGAGATCTTCTCCTCCCACGGCCACATGGAGGTCGACAACGAGTCCGCCGGCGGCCGTGTCCTCCTCGCCCGCTACAGCAACGACACCTGGGGCGAGATGCGCACCAAGTGGAGCTTCACCGTCGACGACGACGGGCGGATCTCGCGGTTCGAGACCGGGCAGGCGTAG